One region of Juglans microcarpa x Juglans regia isolate MS1-56 chromosome 7S, Jm3101_v1.0, whole genome shotgun sequence genomic DNA includes:
- the LOC121241499 gene encoding nuclear transcription factor Y subunit A-1-like isoform X1, which translates to MMPAKPGNEDGRLEHGGQTVLQSATYSQPWWRGVGNNVSLGDNASKSTSMEHLNVSVGNGVMQLKVNGPLDDGAKFNKETRGTVASKSDGNIGKEHRDNNHVPSLTPKMVEHLDPNSQMELVGHSIVLTSYPYSDQQYGGMFASYGPQAMIPQLYGMHHARMPLPLEMEEEPVYVNAKQYHGILRRRQSRAKAELEKKVIKVRKPYLHESRHLHAMRRARGCGGRFLNTKKLDNLSDPPSEEGMNMGAKPSMGPTISSGSKCFFNNGNGNSSSSHNQHKGSLAIIHNTHGTHCFSNGNSSGNGLSSTYHSLFSDGKEVDCLGQQRESMQVNGVVHGALPIK; encoded by the exons ATGATGCCAGCAAAGCCTGGAAATGAAGATGGACGATTAGAACATGGTGGGCAGACTGTGTTGCAGtcagccacatattctcaaccTTGGTGGCGTGGCGTGGGGAACAATGTGTCCTTAGGTGACAATGCTTCAAAATCAACTTCAATGGAACACTTAAATGTTTCTGTTGGGAATGGAGTCATGCAATTGAAAGTGAATGGCCCGCTAGATGATGGAGCCAAATTCAACAAAGAAACACGGGGTACTGTAGCATCAAAATCTG ATGGGAATATTGGGAAAGAGCACCGAGATAATAACCATGTTCCATCCTTAACCCCTAAAATGGTTGAACACCTTGATCCGAACTCCCAGATGGAGCTTGTTGGTCACTCGATT GTATTGACATCATATCCTTATTCAGATCAACAGTATGGTGGAATGTTTGCTTCTTATGGGCCCCAAGCTATG ATACCTCAATTATATGGAATGCATCATGCTAGAATGCCTTTACCTCTTGAAATGGAAGAGGAACCTGTCTAtgtaaatgcaaaacaatatcATGGTATTCTGAGACGAAGACAATCACGTGCTAAGGCTGAGCTTGAGAAGAAAGTGATAAAAGTTCGGAAg CCATATCTCCACGAGTCTCGACACCTACATGCTATGAGGAGGGCGAGAGGCTGTGGGGGGCGCTTTCTTAATACAAAAAAGCTTGATAATCTTTCTGATCCCCCTTCAGAAGAAGGCATGAATATGGGTGCTAAACCTTCTATGGGGCCAACCATCTCATCTGGCTCTAAATGCTTTTTCAACAATGGCAATGGGAATTCAAGTTCCTCGCATAATCAGCACAAGGGATCACTGGCCATAATTCACAACACACATGGAACGCACTGTTTTTCCAACGGTAACAGCAGTGGCAATGGCCTGTCATCAACTTACCATTCACTGTTTAGTGATGGTAAGGAGGTAGACTGCTTGGGTCAGCAGAGAGAGAGCATGCAGGTGAACGGGGTTGTACATGGGGCACTCCCCATTAAATGA
- the LOC121241499 gene encoding nuclear transcription factor Y subunit A-1-like isoform X2, whose amino-acid sequence MMPAKPGNEDGRLEHGGQTVLQSATYSQPWWRGVGNNVSLGDNASKSTSMEHLNVSVGNGVMQLKVNGPLDDGAKFNKETRDGNIGKEHRDNNHVPSLTPKMVEHLDPNSQMELVGHSIVLTSYPYSDQQYGGMFASYGPQAMIPQLYGMHHARMPLPLEMEEEPVYVNAKQYHGILRRRQSRAKAELEKKVIKVRKPYLHESRHLHAMRRARGCGGRFLNTKKLDNLSDPPSEEGMNMGAKPSMGPTISSGSKCFFNNGNGNSSSSHNQHKGSLAIIHNTHGTHCFSNGNSSGNGLSSTYHSLFSDGKEVDCLGQQRESMQVNGVVHGALPIK is encoded by the exons ATGATGCCAGCAAAGCCTGGAAATGAAGATGGACGATTAGAACATGGTGGGCAGACTGTGTTGCAGtcagccacatattctcaaccTTGGTGGCGTGGCGTGGGGAACAATGTGTCCTTAGGTGACAATGCTTCAAAATCAACTTCAATGGAACACTTAAATGTTTCTGTTGGGAATGGAGTCATGCAATTGAAAGTGAATGGCCCGCTAGATGATGGAGCCAAATTCAACAAAGAAACACGGG ATGGGAATATTGGGAAAGAGCACCGAGATAATAACCATGTTCCATCCTTAACCCCTAAAATGGTTGAACACCTTGATCCGAACTCCCAGATGGAGCTTGTTGGTCACTCGATT GTATTGACATCATATCCTTATTCAGATCAACAGTATGGTGGAATGTTTGCTTCTTATGGGCCCCAAGCTATG ATACCTCAATTATATGGAATGCATCATGCTAGAATGCCTTTACCTCTTGAAATGGAAGAGGAACCTGTCTAtgtaaatgcaaaacaatatcATGGTATTCTGAGACGAAGACAATCACGTGCTAAGGCTGAGCTTGAGAAGAAAGTGATAAAAGTTCGGAAg CCATATCTCCACGAGTCTCGACACCTACATGCTATGAGGAGGGCGAGAGGCTGTGGGGGGCGCTTTCTTAATACAAAAAAGCTTGATAATCTTTCTGATCCCCCTTCAGAAGAAGGCATGAATATGGGTGCTAAACCTTCTATGGGGCCAACCATCTCATCTGGCTCTAAATGCTTTTTCAACAATGGCAATGGGAATTCAAGTTCCTCGCATAATCAGCACAAGGGATCACTGGCCATAATTCACAACACACATGGAACGCACTGTTTTTCCAACGGTAACAGCAGTGGCAATGGCCTGTCATCAACTTACCATTCACTGTTTAGTGATGGTAAGGAGGTAGACTGCTTGGGTCAGCAGAGAGAGAGCATGCAGGTGAACGGGGTTGTACATGGGGCACTCCCCATTAAATGA